Proteins encoded by one window of Venturia canescens isolate UGA chromosome 2, ASM1945775v1, whole genome shotgun sequence:
- the Nmdar1 gene encoding glutamate [NMDA] receptor subunit 1 isoform X1 yields MSTEYGKMARRREWRKLALCLFLVIEGYGLCTTTGAIGHDNPTLYNIGGVLSNNESKTHFENIIKTLNFDLHHVNKGVTFYHTVIGMDSNPIRTALSVCKSLIAQRVYAVVVSHPLTGDLSPAAVSYTSGFYHIPVIGISSRDSAFSDKNIHVSFLRTVPPYSHQADVWVELLKHFNYMKVIFIHSSDTDGRALLGRFQTTSQSLEDDAEIKVHVESVIEFEPGLDNFTEQLMEMKNAQARVCLMYASKTDATVIFRDASALNMTGAGYVWIVTEQGLEATNAPEGLLGLKLINATDEKAHIRDSLYVLVSALRAMNKTEDITEAPTDCNDSGYIWETGKRLFKYIREQILEKGATGRVAFDDNGDRIFAEYNIVNIKERGEKDSVGRYIYSESAAKMRLMLNESGIMWPGRLKTKPEGFMIPTHLKVLTIEEKPFVYVRRASGDGAAESSCLQDEVPCPHFNTTSGDRDLARSLTGEAVSYCCKGYCMDLLKELSKTINFTYSVALSPDGQFGSYMIKNSSTGGKKEWTGLIGELVNERADMIVAPLTINPERAEFIEFSKPFKYQGITILEKKPSRSSTLVSFLQPFSNTLWILVMVSVHVVALVLYLLDRFSPFGRFKLANTDGTEEDALNLSSAIWFAWGVLLNSGIGEGTPRSFSARVLGMVWAGFAMIIVASYTANLAAFLVLERPKTKLTGINDARLRNTMENLTCATVKGSAVDMYFRRQVELSNMYRTMEANNYDTAERAIQDVKIGKLMAFIWDSSRLEFEAARDCELVTAGELFGRSGYGIGLQKGSPWADEVTIAILDFHESGIMEKLDKRWILQNNEQQCEHQEKTPNTLGLKNMAGVFILVGAGIIGGVVLIIIEMAYKKHQIRKQKKLELARHAADKWRGLVEKRKKLPRTMTPQQRRIQSNGLNDPATVSLAVDSAVPRSILPPRSPGRAWPGDSDIRQRTSPRTDDIRLSPAAYTVDVSHLIV; encoded by the exons ATGAGTACGGAGTACGGGAAAATGGCTCGACGACGGGAATGGAGAAAGTTGGCTCTGTGTTTGTTTTTGGTGATTGAGGGATACGGGCTCTGTACGACAACAGGAGCGATCGGTCACGATAATCCAACTTTGTACAATATCGGGGGTGTACTTTCCAACAACGAGAGTAAAACACATTTTGAGAACATAATAAAG ACGCTCAACTTTGATCTGCATCACGTAAACAAGGGAGTTACTTTTTATCACACGGTTATCGGGATGGATTCAAATCCGATACGTACGGCGTTGAGCGTATGCAAATCGTTGATCGCCCAGCGAGTTTACGCGGTGGTCGTCTCTCATCCCCTAACGGGAGACCTCTCACCGGCGGCTGTATCGTACACCAGCGGTTTTTATCACATACCCGTTATTGGGATTTCCTCCCGCGACTCGGCCTTTTCCGACAAG AACATCCACGTGTCGTTCCTGAGGACCGTGCCACCGTACTCGCATCAAGCGGACGTGTGGGTCGAGCTCCTCAAACATTTCAATTACATGAAAGTTATATTTATTCATAGCTCCGACACGGATGGTCGGGCCTTGCTCGGCCGTTTTCAAACGACTTCCCAGAGCCTCGAGGACGACGCGGAGATCAAAGTACAC GTAGAATCGGTGATCGAGTTCGAGCCGGGTCTCGATAACTTTACCGAACAATTGATGGAGATGAAGAACGCCCAAGCGAGGGTCTGCCTCATGTATGCCTC AAAAACGGATGCGACAGTGATATTCAGGGACGCTTCGGCATTAAACATGACCGGTGCCGGTTACGTATGGATCGTAACGGAACAGGGCCTCGAGGCGACAAACGCACCTGAGGGACTTTTGGGGCTCAAGTTGATAAACGCAACCGATGAGAAGGCACACATACGAGATAGCCT ATACGTACTCGTGTCGGCGTTACGAGCGATGAACAAGACCGAGGATATTACCGAAGCTCCTACAGATTGCAACGATTCGGGATACATATGGGAGACCGGAAAGAGATTGTTCAAATACATAAGGGAACAAATATTGGAGAAAGGGGCGACGGGACGAGTCGCCTTCGACGATAACGGAGATCGTATATTTGCCGAATACAACATCGTAAATATTAAGGAACGAGGGGAGAAAGATTCGGTCGGACGATACATCTATTCCGAG AGCGCTGCTAAAATGAGGCTGATGCTCAACGAATCTGGTATAATGTGGCCCGGTCGTTTGAAAACTAAACCAGAAGGTTTTATGATTCCGACGCATCTCAAAGTTTTGACGATCGAAGAGAAGCCTTTCGTTTACGTGCGTCGGGCGAGCGGAGACGGAGCAGCCGAATCATCTTGTCTACAGGACGAAGTTCCATGTCCGCATTTCAATACTACGAGCGGCGATCGCGATCTCG CTCGGTCTTTGACAGGGGAAGCTGTCTCGTACTGCTGCAAGGGATACTGCATGGATCTTCTCAAGGAACTCTCGAAAACGATAAACTTTACCTATAGCGTGGCTCTCTCGCCGGACGGACAATTCGGcagttacatgataaaaaatagCTCGA CAGGCGGTAAGAAAGAGTGGACCGGGCTGATCGGTGAATTGGTTAACGAGCGGGCCGATATGATAGTCGCCCCCCTGACCATAAATCCGGAGCGCGCGGAATTCATAGAATTCAGCAAACCGTTCAAGTACCAAGGCATCACCATCCTCGAGAAGAAA CCTTCGAGATCGTCGACCCTCGTCTCGTTTTTACAACCGTTCAGCAACACTCTGTGGATCCTGGTGATGGTGTCGGTGCACGTAGTGGCGCTAGTTCTGTACCTCCTCGACCGGTTCTCGCCATTCGGGAGGTTCAAACTAGCCAACACTGACGGCACCGAGGAGGATGCTCTCAACTTGTCGAGCGCGATATGGTTCGCTTGGGGTGTACTCCTCAACAGCGGCATTGGCGAGG GTACACCGCGAAGCTTCTCGGCCCGCGTACTCGGTATGGTTTGGGCGGGCTTCGCCATGATAATAGTAGCCTCGTACACCGCCAACTTGGCCGCTTTCCTCGTTCTCGAGAGGCCCAAGACCAAACTCACCGGTATCAATGACGCTCGg TTACGAAACACGATGGAAAATTTGACTTGCGCGACGGTCAAAGGTTCCGCGGTCGACATGTACTTCAGACGACAAGTCGAATTGTCCAACATGTATCGCACCATGGAAGCCAACAATTACGACACGGCCGAGAGAGCGATACAGGATGTCAAAATCGG taaactCATGGCTTTCATATGGGACAGCTCTCGTTTGGAATTCGAAGCTGCCCGAGATTGCGAATTGGTTACCGCCGGTGAATTGTTCGGTAGGTCAGGTTACGGTATAGGATTGCAAAAAGGTTCACCCTGGGCGGACGAGGTCACCATAGCTATACTCGATTTTCACGAGA GCGGGATTATGGAAAAGCTGGACAAGCGATGGATTTTACAGAATAACGAGCAACAGTGCGAACATCAGGAAAAAACACCGAATACCCTCGGGTTGAAAAATATGGCGGGTGTATTCATACTCGTTGGCGCTGGAATAATCGGCGGTGTTGTACTCATCATCATAGAGATGGCCTACAAGAAACATCAGATCAGAAAGCAAAAAAAGCTTGAATTGGCGAGACACGCGGCTGACAAATGGAGGGGACTCGTCGAG AAGCGTAAAAAACTGCCACGAACTATGACACCGCAGCAACGACGGATTCAGAGCAACGGGCTGAACGATCCGGCAACGGTGAGTCTCGCTGTCGACTCGGCGGTACCTCGTTCGATCCTCCCACCGAGAAGTCCCGGACGTGCCTGGCCCGGTGACAGCGATATACGACAACGAACGTCCCCTCGCACGGACGATATACGACTATCACCCGCCGCTTACACCGTCGACGTCTCTCATCTGATAGTCTAA